A stretch of Ignavibacteria bacterium DNA encodes these proteins:
- a CDS encoding penicillin acylase family protein yields the protein MIRGWLQGFIGIAITLVILLICFAFFAVRLATRSHPVPYSESQAAVHDTVRVFRNSFGIPHIIGRSIDDVIFAQGYTHAQDRLWQMDVWRRTGRGRLAEILGPKLVQVDAFMRAVDIAGIVALNVRTIDPTSRRLMQAYSDGVNAYLRDNEGKLPFEFDALEYTPEPWSVEDCLVVGRTMAFEISLAFWTDIAYAQIALQRGPDAYRMYVPRGPGAPYVLDTTSATRSDTTLSKRNDPQQLGSAHMPGMQRMLADVRSALGMHGSSYGSNCWAVKKASGGAIVANDPHLSVSMPPKWYQNHLSAPGLNVIGLSIPGLPFVFSGRNDNLAWGFTNAMVDDVDYVAERVDPKNANYYLDAEGRRVKFKYRRDTIRIKDQPDSLIDLRFTNRSCVVSDVHLMKDPSIYFGMPRQMSAKVLNTSCLTLRWTARYRSDEILALYRINTSKTFDEFVTATQTWVAPALNFSVGTASGTVGTVVAGVVPRRGSADPHLPIPSWVAGADWSGVIPLRTMGVLVNPSRGFVASANNRTSPRTDVFIGTLFEPSSRIQRINELLAIYRDPSVRDVQVMQQDVVSPFTKKFLERIIPVLKRGMNRYAESEKQALKTLDMWDGTQSSIDVSASIYAALLQRILWNTFEDELGQQLYYDWTFVSNIPMRRIDELLDDPTHVLWDDTRTPQREDMAWIAIRSYIEAIRELRVTFKNDRDTAWKYGMMHTVTFPHLFGSNELMRPVMNQGPFDISGSHTTLNNSEWNIAQPYATRVAASMRVISDMQDSVQYSVVPGGSSGQPLHAHYADQLQLWLKGGYVRLPVGPKPDVSFRLYHVFAP from the coding sequence ATGATCCGAGGCTGGCTTCAGGGGTTCATTGGCATTGCGATCACACTCGTGATCCTCCTTATCTGTTTTGCCTTTTTTGCCGTTAGACTGGCAACGCGCAGTCATCCAGTTCCCTATTCTGAATCACAGGCAGCGGTTCACGATACCGTCCGCGTGTTTCGAAACTCATTTGGTATCCCGCATATCATCGGTCGCTCGATCGACGATGTGATCTTTGCTCAGGGGTATACACATGCCCAGGATCGACTCTGGCAGATGGATGTATGGCGCAGAACCGGACGTGGTCGTCTCGCCGAGATCCTCGGTCCGAAACTCGTCCAAGTAGACGCATTCATGCGTGCCGTTGACATTGCCGGAATCGTTGCATTGAATGTTCGAACCATCGATCCAACATCACGTAGGCTCATGCAGGCCTATAGCGATGGCGTTAATGCCTACCTGCGTGACAATGAAGGAAAGCTACCGTTTGAGTTTGATGCGCTAGAATACACACCGGAACCTTGGTCCGTTGAGGATTGCCTTGTTGTAGGCAGAACCATGGCCTTTGAGATAAGTCTTGCGTTCTGGACCGACATCGCCTACGCGCAGATTGCACTCCAACGTGGACCAGATGCATACCGCATGTATGTGCCACGTGGTCCTGGCGCCCCCTACGTGCTTGATACTACAAGTGCAACACGTTCTGATACGACGCTCTCCAAACGCAATGACCCACAACAGCTGGGTTCAGCACATATGCCCGGTATGCAGCGCATGCTTGCTGACGTTCGTAGTGCGCTGGGAATGCACGGTTCAAGCTATGGCAGCAACTGTTGGGCCGTGAAGAAGGCAAGTGGTGGTGCGATCGTTGCCAATGATCCCCACCTTTCTGTTTCCATGCCGCCAAAGTGGTATCAAAACCACCTTAGTGCACCCGGACTCAATGTGATCGGCCTGAGTATTCCGGGATTGCCCTTCGTCTTCTCCGGCCGAAACGACAACTTGGCATGGGGCTTCACCAACGCCATGGTGGATGATGTAGACTACGTTGCCGAGCGTGTTGATCCCAAGAATGCCAATTACTACCTTGATGCAGAGGGACGACGGGTGAAGTTCAAGTATCGTAGAGATACGATCCGCATCAAGGATCAGCCCGATTCACTGATCGATCTGCGATTCACCAACAGATCCTGCGTTGTTTCCGATGTCCATCTCATGAAAGATCCATCGATCTACTTCGGGATGCCCAGACAGATGTCGGCCAAGGTTTTGAACACCTCGTGTCTCACTCTTCGCTGGACAGCTCGATACAGAAGTGATGAGATTCTCGCATTGTACAGGATCAACACGAGCAAGACATTTGATGAATTCGTGACGGCCACCCAAACGTGGGTTGCCCCGGCATTGAACTTCAGCGTTGGAACGGCAAGTGGTACAGTGGGAACTGTTGTTGCCGGTGTTGTTCCTCGTCGTGGCAGCGCAGATCCGCACTTGCCGATACCTTCATGGGTAGCTGGTGCCGACTGGTCTGGCGTGATCCCGCTCCGAACGATGGGAGTGTTAGTGAATCCATCGCGCGGGTTCGTTGCCTCAGCCAACAACCGCACCTCACCTAGAACCGATGTGTTCATCGGTACACTTTTTGAGCCTTCATCACGCATTCAACGAATCAATGAACTCCTTGCCATCTATCGTGATCCGAGTGTTCGTGATGTACAGGTGATGCAGCAGGACGTGGTGTCCCCGTTCACGAAGAAGTTTCTGGAGCGGATCATCCCAGTCTTGAAACGCGGAATGAATAGATACGCCGAATCTGAGAAGCAAGCACTCAAGACGTTGGATATGTGGGACGGCACGCAGTCTTCGATCGATGTTTCTGCCAGCATCTATGCCGCTCTTCTCCAACGCATTCTGTGGAATACCTTCGAAGATGAACTTGGGCAGCAGCTCTATTACGATTGGACGTTCGTAAGCAACATCCCGATGCGCAGGATCGACGAGCTCCTCGATGACCCAACTCATGTTCTCTGGGATGATACGCGCACCCCGCAACGAGAAGACATGGCATGGATCGCCATCCGTTCCTACATCGAAGCCATCAGAGAATTGCGGGTGACCTTTAAGAACGACCGCGATACTGCATGGAAGTATGGCATGATGCACACTGTGACATTCCCGCATCTCTTCGGCTCCAATGAGCTCATGCGCCCTGTGATGAATCAGGGCCCATTCGATATCTCGGGTAGCCATACAACACTCAACAATAGCGAGTGGAACATCGCTCAGCCCTATGCTACCCGAGTTGCCGCCAGCATGCGCGTGATCTCCGATATGCAGGACAGCGTACAATACAGTGTTGTCCCCGGAGGATCGTCAGGTCAGCCCCTTCATGCCCATTATGCAGATCAGCTTCAGTTATGGCTGAAAGGGGGCTATGTACGGCTTCCTGTTGGTCCAAAACCTGACGTTTCGTTCCGACTCTATCATGTCTTTGCACCGTAA
- a CDS encoding leucyl aminopeptidase, producing MSVSCIVGNRRSAKADAIVVFVAQDDKHFKASEKALTSEIPHLTPVFESMDFTGKANQTILAYGGSATAAQRVILVGLGEASGVTLEKIRRAAAAATKRAAASNCGHVAFEIATINGIDSASIAQAIVEGSILSQYRFDKYKTIKEEGSGNGGMVKKVTLVTDKAHQKAVTKGAGIGENIVDGVTLARDLANAPNNEIYPETLAKRAQEAGRKAGFKTTVLDKKKIEELKMGGLLGVNAGSVRPPVFIVMEYMKGPKNEKPLVLVGKGITFDTGGISIKPGAGMSDMKSDMHGAASVIGTMYTIAKLGLKRNVVALVPSTENMPSGTAYVPGDILTFMNGKTAEIDNTDAEGRLVLADALCYADRYKPSAVIDLATLTGAIAVALGTVTTGMMGTDEKTKNRLRVAADKTNEYVCELPLYDEYNELIHSDYADIKNSGGRYAGSITAALFLKHFVSYPWVHLDIAGTGIQPKASHYTPKGGSGVGVRLLTEMLRHW from the coding sequence ATGTCCGTCTCTTGTATCGTTGGAAATCGCCGTTCGGCCAAAGCCGACGCCATTGTTGTCTTTGTTGCTCAGGACGACAAACATTTCAAAGCATCTGAAAAGGCTTTGACGTCAGAGATCCCGCACCTTACTCCGGTCTTTGAATCCATGGACTTCACAGGGAAGGCCAATCAGACGATTCTGGCCTACGGCGGATCTGCAACGGCAGCTCAGCGTGTGATCCTCGTTGGACTCGGTGAAGCATCGGGCGTGACGCTAGAGAAAATCCGCCGTGCCGCAGCAGCAGCGACGAAACGTGCAGCTGCCAGCAATTGCGGACATGTGGCGTTTGAGATCGCAACGATCAATGGCATTGATAGTGCTTCGATCGCGCAGGCGATCGTAGAAGGATCGATCCTGAGTCAGTACCGCTTCGACAAATACAAGACCATAAAGGAAGAAGGAAGCGGCAATGGAGGCATGGTCAAGAAGGTAACCCTCGTTACCGACAAGGCCCACCAGAAGGCCGTCACAAAGGGTGCCGGTATCGGCGAAAACATCGTCGACGGCGTAACCCTTGCACGTGACCTCGCCAACGCCCCGAACAATGAGATCTATCCAGAAACACTTGCGAAGCGTGCTCAAGAGGCCGGTCGCAAGGCAGGTTTTAAAACCACTGTTCTGGATAAGAAGAAGATCGAAGAACTCAAGATGGGTGGTCTTCTTGGCGTTAACGCCGGAAGCGTTCGTCCGCCGGTCTTCATCGTTATGGAATACATGAAGGGTCCAAAGAACGAGAAGCCCCTTGTCCTCGTTGGCAAAGGCATCACCTTTGACACAGGCGGTATCTCGATCAAGCCGGGCGCCGGTATGAGCGATATGAAGAGTGACATGCACGGTGCAGCCTCGGTGATCGGTACCATGTACACGATCGCAAAGCTTGGACTCAAGCGCAATGTGGTTGCCCTTGTGCCTTCAACAGAGAACATGCCAAGCGGAACGGCCTATGTTCCCGGCGATATTCTGACGTTCATGAACGGTAAGACCGCTGAGATCGACAATACGGATGCAGAAGGCCGACTCGTTCTTGCGGATGCTCTTTGCTATGCAGACCGTTACAAGCCAAGTGCGGTTATCGACCTTGCCACCCTTACTGGTGCTATTGCTGTGGCCCTTGGTACTGTTACAACCGGCATGATGGGTACAGATGAAAAGACGAAGAATCGTCTTCGCGTTGCTGCCGACAAGACCAATGAGTATGTGTGCGAACTTCCGCTGTACGATGAGTACAACGAGCTGATCCATAGTGATTATGCCGATATCAAGAACTCTGGTGGTCGTTATGCAGGGTCCATTACAGCGGCATTGTTCCTAAAGCACTTTGTCTCGTATCCGTGGGTCCACCTTGACATCGCCGGTACGGGTATTCAGCCAAAGGCATCACACTACACACCAAAGGGTGGATCCGGTGTTGGCGTCCGACTCCTGACAGAAATGCTTCGCCATTGGTGA
- a CDS encoding sigma-70 family RNA polymerase sigma factor has protein sequence MTDIDTLRKDFEAEAIPHMSALYTFAVRLTRDPDDASDLVQETFLKAFRFFASFERGTNCKAWLFRILKNSYINRFRKTSKAPDTVEYDVVEEFYETIRDSSMETSVLEEQMFNQALDDEVAGAIDALPEEFRTVILLCDIEGFTYEEIAEFIDCPIGTVRSRLHRARKILAGQLADYAKRRGFTVAPEGSGMPESHVPDGGNE, from the coding sequence ATGACCGACATCGATACCCTTCGTAAGGACTTCGAAGCCGAAGCGATTCCGCATATGTCGGCATTGTATACGTTCGCTGTGCGACTCACACGGGATCCTGATGATGCCTCGGATCTCGTGCAGGAGACGTTTCTGAAGGCGTTTCGCTTCTTTGCGTCCTTCGAACGGGGAACTAACTGTAAGGCCTGGCTGTTTCGGATCCTGAAGAACTCGTACATCAACCGTTTTCGGAAGACCTCCAAGGCTCCGGATACGGTGGAGTATGATGTGGTTGAGGAGTTCTACGAGACCATTCGAGATAGCTCCATGGAAACGTCGGTGCTTGAAGAACAGATGTTCAATCAAGCACTCGATGATGAAGTGGCTGGTGCGATCGATGCCCTCCCGGAAGAATTCAGAACTGTTATCCTACTCTGCGATATCGAGGGGTTCACCTACGAAGAGATCGCCGAATTCATTGATTGTCCCATTGGGACGGTCCGTTCACGTCTGCACCGTGCACGAAAGATCCTGGCTGGCCAATTGGCGGACTATGCGAAACGTCGCGGGTTCACTGTTGCCCCAGAAGGATCCGGTATGCCGGAATCGCATGTACCAGACGGAGGGAACGAGTGA